Proteins from one Triticum aestivum cultivar Chinese Spring chromosome 7A, IWGSC CS RefSeq v2.1, whole genome shotgun sequence genomic window:
- the LOC123151856 gene encoding anti-sigma-I factor RsgI2 → MPATAPADVVAAIRPATPAYKTPVPLPLTLAPDPPRSRSPHSLSLTPPPLSVLTAGRDVTTPSSSPRPPATAHRTDEFKRIAIVDLVHPEHQIKRSRTDLPPSISSSTSCTDGRRRRFARPRPSPASPTTSPAPCSAVVADLLMLLPLPAPAYASARLRVCPVVARPRPRAAAAACHHAAPRPAPSSYVCRCCSTESTIATTYCSYD, encoded by the exons ATGCCCGCCACGGCACCGGCCGACGTCGTGGCGGCCATCCGGCCGGCGACCCCGGCCTACAAGACCCCGGTGCCCCTCCCTCTGACCCTAGCCCCCGACCCCCCTCGCTCGCGCTCTCCCCACAGCCTCTCGCtcacccctccccctctctctgtTTTGACGGCCGGGCGggacgtcaccacgccgtcgtcaagcccgcggccaccggccaccgctCACCGCACCGACGAGTTCAAGAGGATCGCCATCGTAGACCTCGTCCATCCAGAGCATCAAATCAAGCGGAGCCGCACCGATTTGCCGCCATCGATCTCGTCTTCGACATcctgcaccgacggccgccgtcgtCGATTCGCTCGACCCCGACCGTCCCCAGCCTCCCCGACCACGTCCCCGGCTCCTTG CTCCGCTGTTGTTGCTGATTTGCTGATGCTGCTGCCACTTCCCGCGCCGGCGTACGCCTCCGCCCGCCTGCGTGTGTGCCCCGTCGTAGCCAGGCCACGCCCACGCGCGGCTGCCGCCGCTTGTCACCATGCAGCGCCGCGCCCCGCGCCCAGCTCGTATGTATGCCGCTGCTGCTCTACTGAATCTACTATTGCTACTACCTACTGTAGCTATGACTAG